The following are from one region of the Heliangelus exortis chromosome 29, bHelExo1.hap1, whole genome shotgun sequence genome:
- the DBF4B gene encoding protein DBF4 homolog B isoform X2: MAAPGTSRPLRGKSFYLDLPGGREARELAEAIRYLGGVTESFLSKEVTCVVSSNKEAKRDKARTRGEKWSSATPGEGKALSPTPSTSKGARTHQRPPDTVLNSRGKELLQKAMKNQDTCSGSSILANARLWGVQILHVDEMLAYAQQLLRAISGARKRCQKTEAKCLTPGAKIRTGTLKPPFLKVEDLSRQFRPFHHQFKSFPDLNFLAPKGSSPFEPLKSFPNSCRARAVEGCPKRSKGQKSPQSPAVTVPKKKRGFCECCQETFEELEKHLQSPQHQQFALDDSQYAPVDSVISQLTNNFVELSAKVPWSCLADVCSLPQAQVSGGMEMLPAELGKERQQQEQWGLLTDTQPDADLQPRDRVRSPREEGGGLWESCPPGLSVGVGLLEGSAEGDTDPGVTPDLGWGTRGAASGVGQTVASSSELCKEQLLGSLSPPAPLLTSRKRQLPSGHSTQLGKKPRLELGGSLSPNEQTNPVEGGMGVQGSGQASELGLPGVVEAGSLPLGTELSKRPQRSLGLAPCPGGSPGDPASQPRSLGALSVGFDPSEAAAANTVREHGWVQANPSSQGKQLGEENGNTPRNVNSPDPESTMSRTSCPPGWLPSPELPVAEARCSCFLCVTAAEKIAPEVPDLAGHSRQLLQPLPHQPQAEHTFSRSSSDSDWDVQLLSRLTGIQEGRMQPVDRDLLQRTHVNVRDSGYESQLCSVLKQKSELTWAGKEGKNCWNCCTETKGASFPIFETFCGRWTT, from the exons ATGGCGGCCCCGGGCACCTCCCGGCCCCTCCGCGGGAAATCCTTCTACCTCGACCTGCCCGGCGGGAGGGAGGCGCGGGAGCTGGCGGAGGCCATCCGGTACCTGGGCGGG GTGACAGAGAGCTTCCTGAGCAAAGAAGTCACCTGTGTGGTTTCCAGCAACAAAGAGGCCAAACGAGACAAAGCCAGGACCCGGGGGGAGAAGTGGAGCAGTGCAAccccaggagagggaaaagccCTGAGCCCCACACCTTCCACCTCCAAAGGTGCCAGAACTCACCAGAGGCCACCAGACACA GTCCTGAACAGCAGGGGAAAGGAACTGCTGCAGAAGGCCATGAAGAATCAG GACAcctgcagtggcagcagcatcctcgCCAACGCTCGCCTCTGGGGAGTCCAGATCCTGCACGTGGATG AAATGTTGGCAtatgctcagcagctgctgcgGGCCATCTCGGGAGCCAGGAAACGCTGCCAGAAGACAGAG GCAAAATGTCTGACACCTGGAGCAAAAATTCGCACAG GAACATTGAAGCCCCCTTTTCTGAAGGTTGAAGACCTGAGCAG GCAATTCCGACCCTTCCATCACCAGTTCAAAAGCTTTCCTGACCTGAACTTCCTGGCCCCCAAAGGCTCCAGCCCATTTGAGCCTCTGAAAAGCTTCCCAAATTCTTGCAGAGCCAG GGCTGTGGAGGGGTGTCCAAAGCGCAGCAAGGGGCAGAAGAGCCCCCAGTCCCCAGCGGTCACTGTGCCCAAGAAGAAGAGGGGATTTTGTGAGTGCTGCCAAGAAACCTTTGAAGAGCTGGAGAAG CACCTCCAgagcccccagcaccagcagttTGCACTGGATGACTCCCAGTATGCTCCTGTAGACTCTGTCATCTCCCAGCTCACCAACAACTTCGTGGAGCTCTCAGCCAA GGTGCCGTGGTCCTGCCTGGCAGATGTCTGCTCCCTGCCTCAAGCACAAGTCTCTGGAGGAATGGagatgctgccagcagagctggggaaggaaaggcagcagcaggagcagtgggGACTGCTCACTGACACACAGCCTGATGCTGacctgcagcccagggacagGGTCAGGAGTCccagggaagaaggagggggtctGTGGGAGAGCTGCCCCCCAGGGCTGTCTGTGGGAGTGGGGCTCCTGGAGGGCTCAGCAGAGGGGGACACAGATCCAGGGGTGACTCCTGACCTGGGCTGGGGGACTCGTGGAGCAGCCTCAGGTGTTGGACAGACAGTTGCTTCTTCATCTGAACTTTgcaaagagcagctgctgggctctcTCAGCCCTCCAGCACCACTCCTGACCTCCAGGAAACGCCAGCTCCCCTCtggacacagcacccagctggggaagaagcccaggctggagctgggaggttCCCTCTCTCCAAATGAGCAGACAAACCCAGTGGAAGGTGGGATGGGTGTGCAGGGCTCAGGACAAGCATCTGAGCTGGGCTTGCCTGGTGTGGTGGAAGCTGGCAGCTTGCCTCTAGGCACTGAGCTCTCCAAGAGGCCTCAGAGATCCCTGGGTTTGGCCCCCTGCCCAGGGGGGAGCCCTGGGGACCCTGCATCACAGCCACGTTCCCTTGGAGctctgtctgtgggttttgatccctcagaggctgctgcagccaaCACTGTCAGAGAGCATGGCTGGGTCCAAGCAAaccccagctcccaggggaaGCAGCTTGGAGAGGAGAATGGAAACACACCCAGAAATGTGAATAGTCCCGATCCAGAGAGCACAATGAGCAGGACCAGCTGTCCTCCTGGCTGGTTGCCCTCTCCAGAACTGCCTGTGGCTGAAGCCAGATGtagctgctttctctgtgtcacagcagcagaaaaaatagCACCCGAAGTACCTGACCTGGCTGGGCACAGCAggcagctccttcagcctctgccACATCAGCCCCAGGCTGAGCACACCTTCAGCAGGAGCTCCTCTGACTCAGACTGGGATGtccagctgctctccaggctgaCAGGCATCCAGGAGGGCAGGATGCAGCCTGTGGACAGGGACTTGCTCCAGAGGACACATGTCAATGTGAGGGACAGTGGGTATGagtctcagctctgctctgtcctgAAGCAGAAGTCAGAGCTCACCTGGGCAGGCAAAGAGGGCAAGAACTGCTGGAACTGCTGCACAGAGACCAAAGGAGCCTCTTTCCCCATATTTGAGACCTTTTGTGGCAGATGGACTACTTAA
- the DBF4B gene encoding protein DBF4 homolog B isoform X1, whose amino-acid sequence MAAPGTSRPLRGKSFYLDLPGGREARELAEAIRYLGGVTESFLSKEVTCVVSSNKEAKRDKARTRGEKWSSATPGEGKALSPTPSTSKGARTHQRPPDTVLNSRGKELLQKAMKNQDTCSGSSILANARLWGVQILHVDEMLAYAQQLLRAISGARKRCQKTEAKCLTPGAKIRTAGTLKPPFLKVEDLSRQFRPFHHQFKSFPDLNFLAPKGSSPFEPLKSFPNSCRARAVEGCPKRSKGQKSPQSPAVTVPKKKRGFCECCQETFEELEKHLQSPQHQQFALDDSQYAPVDSVISQLTNNFVELSAKVPWSCLADVCSLPQAQVSGGMEMLPAELGKERQQQEQWGLLTDTQPDADLQPRDRVRSPREEGGGLWESCPPGLSVGVGLLEGSAEGDTDPGVTPDLGWGTRGAASGVGQTVASSSELCKEQLLGSLSPPAPLLTSRKRQLPSGHSTQLGKKPRLELGGSLSPNEQTNPVEGGMGVQGSGQASELGLPGVVEAGSLPLGTELSKRPQRSLGLAPCPGGSPGDPASQPRSLGALSVGFDPSEAAAANTVREHGWVQANPSSQGKQLGEENGNTPRNVNSPDPESTMSRTSCPPGWLPSPELPVAEARCSCFLCVTAAEKIAPEVPDLAGHSRQLLQPLPHQPQAEHTFSRSSSDSDWDVQLLSRLTGIQEGRMQPVDRDLLQRTHVNVRDSGYESQLCSVLKQKSELTWAGKEGKNCWNCCTETKGASFPIFETFCGRWTT is encoded by the exons ATGGCGGCCCCGGGCACCTCCCGGCCCCTCCGCGGGAAATCCTTCTACCTCGACCTGCCCGGCGGGAGGGAGGCGCGGGAGCTGGCGGAGGCCATCCGGTACCTGGGCGGG GTGACAGAGAGCTTCCTGAGCAAAGAAGTCACCTGTGTGGTTTCCAGCAACAAAGAGGCCAAACGAGACAAAGCCAGGACCCGGGGGGAGAAGTGGAGCAGTGCAAccccaggagagggaaaagccCTGAGCCCCACACCTTCCACCTCCAAAGGTGCCAGAACTCACCAGAGGCCACCAGACACA GTCCTGAACAGCAGGGGAAAGGAACTGCTGCAGAAGGCCATGAAGAATCAG GACAcctgcagtggcagcagcatcctcgCCAACGCTCGCCTCTGGGGAGTCCAGATCCTGCACGTGGATG AAATGTTGGCAtatgctcagcagctgctgcgGGCCATCTCGGGAGCCAGGAAACGCTGCCAGAAGACAGAG GCAAAATGTCTGACACCTGGAGCAAAAATTCGCACAG CAGGAACATTGAAGCCCCCTTTTCTGAAGGTTGAAGACCTGAGCAG GCAATTCCGACCCTTCCATCACCAGTTCAAAAGCTTTCCTGACCTGAACTTCCTGGCCCCCAAAGGCTCCAGCCCATTTGAGCCTCTGAAAAGCTTCCCAAATTCTTGCAGAGCCAG GGCTGTGGAGGGGTGTCCAAAGCGCAGCAAGGGGCAGAAGAGCCCCCAGTCCCCAGCGGTCACTGTGCCCAAGAAGAAGAGGGGATTTTGTGAGTGCTGCCAAGAAACCTTTGAAGAGCTGGAGAAG CACCTCCAgagcccccagcaccagcagttTGCACTGGATGACTCCCAGTATGCTCCTGTAGACTCTGTCATCTCCCAGCTCACCAACAACTTCGTGGAGCTCTCAGCCAA GGTGCCGTGGTCCTGCCTGGCAGATGTCTGCTCCCTGCCTCAAGCACAAGTCTCTGGAGGAATGGagatgctgccagcagagctggggaaggaaaggcagcagcaggagcagtgggGACTGCTCACTGACACACAGCCTGATGCTGacctgcagcccagggacagGGTCAGGAGTCccagggaagaaggagggggtctGTGGGAGAGCTGCCCCCCAGGGCTGTCTGTGGGAGTGGGGCTCCTGGAGGGCTCAGCAGAGGGGGACACAGATCCAGGGGTGACTCCTGACCTGGGCTGGGGGACTCGTGGAGCAGCCTCAGGTGTTGGACAGACAGTTGCTTCTTCATCTGAACTTTgcaaagagcagctgctgggctctcTCAGCCCTCCAGCACCACTCCTGACCTCCAGGAAACGCCAGCTCCCCTCtggacacagcacccagctggggaagaagcccaggctggagctgggaggttCCCTCTCTCCAAATGAGCAGACAAACCCAGTGGAAGGTGGGATGGGTGTGCAGGGCTCAGGACAAGCATCTGAGCTGGGCTTGCCTGGTGTGGTGGAAGCTGGCAGCTTGCCTCTAGGCACTGAGCTCTCCAAGAGGCCTCAGAGATCCCTGGGTTTGGCCCCCTGCCCAGGGGGGAGCCCTGGGGACCCTGCATCACAGCCACGTTCCCTTGGAGctctgtctgtgggttttgatccctcagaggctgctgcagccaaCACTGTCAGAGAGCATGGCTGGGTCCAAGCAAaccccagctcccaggggaaGCAGCTTGGAGAGGAGAATGGAAACACACCCAGAAATGTGAATAGTCCCGATCCAGAGAGCACAATGAGCAGGACCAGCTGTCCTCCTGGCTGGTTGCCCTCTCCAGAACTGCCTGTGGCTGAAGCCAGATGtagctgctttctctgtgtcacagcagcagaaaaaatagCACCCGAAGTACCTGACCTGGCTGGGCACAGCAggcagctccttcagcctctgccACATCAGCCCCAGGCTGAGCACACCTTCAGCAGGAGCTCCTCTGACTCAGACTGGGATGtccagctgctctccaggctgaCAGGCATCCAGGAGGGCAGGATGCAGCCTGTGGACAGGGACTTGCTCCAGAGGACACATGTCAATGTGAGGGACAGTGGGTATGagtctcagctctgctctgtcctgAAGCAGAAGTCAGAGCTCACCTGGGCAGGCAAAGAGGGCAAGAACTGCTGGAACTGCTGCACAGAGACCAAAGGAGCCTCTTTCCCCATATTTGAGACCTTTTGTGGCAGATGGACTACTTAA